From the Azospirillum formosense genome, one window contains:
- a CDS encoding glycosyltransferase family 2 protein: protein MKDVAMNGGEAKNGTAEAPPVTVSAVIPTRNRPHLVLNAVESVRAQTLKDLEIVVVVDGPDPATVAALEAVEDRRLRIVQNPASLGPAGARNAGVQAARGEWIAFLDDDDAWAPEKLERQLAAAKASGATLPVVSCSTSVSIGERRYVWPQRRPEPGEPISDYLIDRRSPLSRPGYLATPTIMVPRSLALAVPMPDYRHFEDWGWLFRALDQPGAELVFVNEPLCFVEIDEGRASLHSVDDWRQAFEWARTHRPLMTGNAYAAFLMTKVVGMARREGDWNAVRRLLAEATRAGDPKMRHYLMFFGTCVVPPSFHRRVRAATHSDAATA from the coding sequence ATGAAGGACGTTGCGATGAACGGCGGTGAAGCGAAGAACGGGACGGCGGAAGCCCCGCCCGTCACCGTCAGCGCGGTCATCCCGACGCGCAACCGCCCGCATCTGGTGCTGAACGCCGTGGAGAGCGTGCGCGCCCAGACGCTCAAGGACCTGGAGATCGTCGTCGTCGTCGACGGGCCGGACCCGGCGACCGTCGCGGCGCTGGAGGCGGTGGAGGACCGCCGCCTGCGAATCGTGCAGAACCCGGCGTCGCTCGGCCCCGCGGGGGCGCGCAACGCCGGCGTGCAGGCGGCGCGGGGGGAATGGATCGCCTTCCTGGACGACGACGATGCCTGGGCGCCGGAAAAGCTGGAGCGCCAGCTCGCCGCCGCCAAGGCGTCGGGCGCCACGCTGCCGGTCGTGTCCTGCAGCACGAGCGTCAGCATCGGCGAGCGCCGCTACGTCTGGCCGCAGCGCCGGCCGGAGCCGGGCGAGCCGATCAGCGACTACCTGATCGACCGCCGCAGCCCGCTGTCCCGCCCCGGCTATCTCGCCACCCCGACGATCATGGTGCCGCGCTCGCTGGCGCTTGCCGTGCCGATGCCGGACTACCGCCATTTCGAGGATTGGGGCTGGCTGTTCCGCGCGCTGGATCAGCCCGGCGCGGAGCTGGTCTTCGTCAACGAGCCGCTGTGCTTCGTGGAGATCGACGAGGGGCGCGCCTCGCTGCATTCGGTGGACGACTGGCGCCAGGCCTTCGAGTGGGCGCGCACGCACCGGCCGCTGATGACCGGCAACGCCTACGCCGCCTTCCTGATGACCAAGGTCGTCGGCATGGCCCGCCGCGAGGGCGACTGGAACGCCGTCCGCCGCCTGCTGGCCGAGGCGACCCGAGCGGGCGACCCGAAGATGCGGCATTACCTGATGTTCTTCGGGACCTGCGTGGTGCCGCCGTCCTTCCACCGCCGGGTCCGCGCGGCGACCCATTCGGACGCCGCGACGGCGTGA
- a CDS encoding glycosyltransferase family 2 protein, translating into MSKKLVVCVCTYRRPKDLHRTLLSLEGLTFNPDAPLDVEVLVVDNDPARSAEPLCREMAQDWRFPIRYAAEPVPGIPAARNRCLDETTDADLIAFIDDDEVASPGWLDWLVTAMERTGAAVVAGPVLPIYEKRPPDWLTKGRFHDLQRLPTGSEPAYCATGNVLFRRSILKGGVRFDPELSLSGGSDVLFFEQIRRQGHRIVWCDEATIEEHVPASRMTARWILRRAFRLGTCVSLTEAKLNGQRRTLVKRSTLGLAHIALNLAALPLMPMALAFDTSWPIRRLQKICVGSGYLYGLMGFQYLEYKR; encoded by the coding sequence ATGTCGAAAAAGCTGGTGGTTTGCGTGTGCACCTACCGCAGGCCGAAGGATCTTCACCGCACGTTGCTGTCGCTGGAAGGGCTGACCTTCAACCCCGACGCCCCGCTGGACGTCGAAGTGCTGGTGGTGGACAACGACCCGGCGCGCTCCGCCGAACCGCTGTGCCGGGAGATGGCGCAGGACTGGCGCTTCCCCATCCGCTACGCGGCGGAGCCGGTGCCGGGCATCCCGGCCGCCCGCAACCGCTGCCTGGACGAGACCACGGACGCCGACCTGATCGCCTTCATCGACGACGACGAGGTGGCGAGCCCCGGCTGGCTGGACTGGCTGGTGACGGCCATGGAGCGCACCGGCGCCGCCGTGGTCGCCGGCCCCGTCCTGCCGATCTACGAGAAGCGCCCGCCCGATTGGCTGACCAAGGGCCGCTTCCACGACCTGCAGCGCTTGCCCACGGGCAGCGAACCGGCCTATTGCGCCACCGGCAACGTGCTGTTCCGCCGCTCCATCCTGAAGGGCGGCGTGCGCTTCGACCCGGAGCTGAGCCTGTCCGGCGGCAGCGACGTGCTGTTCTTCGAGCAGATCCGCCGCCAGGGCCACCGCATCGTCTGGTGCGACGAGGCGACCATCGAGGAGCATGTGCCGGCCAGCCGCATGACGGCGCGCTGGATCCTGCGCCGCGCCTTCCGCCTGGGCACCTGCGTGTCGCTGACCGAGGCCAAGCTGAACGGCCAGCGCCGCACGCTGGTGAAGCGCTCCACGCTGGGGCTCGCGCACATCGCGCTGAATCTCGCCGCGCTGCCGCTCATGCCGATGGCGCTGGCCTTCGACACGAGCTGGCCGATCCGCCGTCTCCAGAAGATCTGCGTCGGCAGCGGCTATCTCTACGGCCTGATGGGCTTCCAATATCTGGAGTACAAGCGATGA
- a CDS encoding oligosaccharide flippase family protein — MMSSGFAFFATRIAVGILGFAAVAVFSRIVTPEAYGHYALVMAAAAAINACGFSWMGLFVLRKCGGDAAERDAWLSTVVTAFLVVACGVLAILGAVVAFYPGMNGIDYVLYLPVIAILISWFDLSIQMSRARLKGSVFAAKSFAKALFGLALGSAFVLIGWKEEGLLLGTSIGFLLVTAIWLRSDLKGISLRWPARERVGLLLTFGGPLMLSLMVGWALDFADRFLIYWFIGEAAAGAYAMAFDLAKQPIMLVASAASLVTLPMASRAFDSAGPRAARPIMAQNLTILLLVCLPLVLMEVISAQGIVGLLLGEAYRETGAAIMPIVALSVSISILRIYHFDLSLHLTKKTGYILKLTMLTAVLNIGANLFLIPRFGVIGAAYGSLAAQLGWVVAAVLLMPRAGVLAVPVKDLLKVTTAALLFAAGLKIAAMESDLLLVQLAPAGSLYLLALAVLNPANLMGQVRIALARLKRTRSPA, encoded by the coding sequence ATGATGTCGAGCGGCTTCGCCTTCTTCGCGACCCGGATCGCCGTCGGCATCCTGGGCTTCGCGGCGGTCGCGGTCTTCTCGCGCATCGTCACGCCGGAGGCCTACGGCCATTACGCCCTGGTGATGGCGGCGGCGGCGGCGATCAACGCCTGCGGCTTCTCCTGGATGGGCCTGTTCGTCCTGCGCAAATGCGGCGGCGACGCGGCGGAGCGGGACGCCTGGCTCTCCACCGTGGTCACCGCCTTCCTGGTGGTGGCCTGCGGGGTGCTCGCCATCCTGGGCGCGGTGGTCGCCTTCTATCCGGGCATGAACGGCATCGACTATGTGCTGTATCTTCCGGTCATCGCGATCCTGATCTCCTGGTTCGACCTGTCGATCCAGATGTCTCGGGCGCGTCTGAAAGGCTCGGTCTTCGCCGCGAAGTCCTTCGCCAAGGCGCTGTTCGGGCTGGCGCTCGGCTCCGCCTTCGTGCTGATCGGCTGGAAGGAGGAGGGGCTGCTGCTCGGCACCAGCATCGGCTTCCTGCTGGTCACGGCGATCTGGCTGCGCTCCGACCTGAAGGGCATCTCGCTGCGCTGGCCGGCGCGGGAGCGGGTCGGCCTGCTGCTGACCTTCGGCGGTCCGCTGATGCTGAGCCTGATGGTCGGCTGGGCGCTCGATTTCGCCGACCGCTTCCTGATCTACTGGTTCATCGGCGAGGCGGCGGCCGGCGCCTACGCCATGGCCTTCGACCTCGCTAAGCAGCCGATCATGCTGGTGGCCTCGGCGGCCTCGCTGGTCACGCTGCCGATGGCGTCGCGCGCCTTCGACAGCGCCGGCCCGCGCGCCGCGCGCCCGATCATGGCGCAGAACCTGACGATCCTGCTGCTCGTCTGCCTGCCCCTGGTTCTGATGGAGGTGATCTCCGCCCAGGGCATCGTCGGGCTCCTGCTCGGCGAGGCGTACCGCGAGACCGGCGCGGCGATCATGCCGATCGTCGCCCTGTCGGTCTCCATCAGCATCCTGCGCATCTACCACTTCGACCTGTCGCTGCACCTGACGAAGAAGACCGGCTACATCCTGAAGCTGACCATGCTGACGGCGGTGCTGAACATCGGCGCCAACCTGTTCCTGATCCCGCGCTTCGGGGTGATCGGGGCGGCCTACGGCTCGCTGGCGGCCCAGCTCGGCTGGGTGGTGGCCGCAGTCCTCCTGATGCCGCGCGCCGGCGTGCTGGCGGTGCCGGTGAAGGATCTTCTGAAGGTGACCACCGCCGCCCTGCTCTTCGCCGCCGGGCTGAAGATCGCGGCGATGGAAAGCGACCTGCTGCTCGTCCAGCTCGCCCCGGCGGGCAGCCTCTATCTGCTGGCCCTGGCCGTGCTCAACCCCGCCAACCTGATGGGTCAGGTGCGGATCGCGCTGGCCCGGCTGAAACGCACCCGATCCCCGGCATGA
- a CDS encoding O-antigen ligase family protein, producing MSATPFPRNRAALAAAPAADAPPVRPRTPLLRSAADLTPSLFDQVVCAIGLILLWDALLSVMMSAPSQRFILRAGGAPESSGDTIKQLIFAALYATALLRIVMLHGVRAFRYLSIPMALMVVLAIASSQWSHDPSLTIRRSVALVGTTIFGLYVGLSYGEVALARMIHRAVFVLAVLSALLAVGLPSYGLMPAEQGSQWRGVFSHKNGLGDAMAFGLTAGLFVLRSRPVTDTMALVWRLGTFAIMAGCLAMSGSATALIVATAGMTLVMLVTHRQDAGSLALELYGGTMVIMLAAIFALLNLESITALLGRDITLTGRTLIWDFAIRMIEQQPVLGYGFSAFWSGLDAPGALFWRTSGRFDIHAHNGFIQTTLDVGLLGLGLFLVAYVIYLSRIARIVPVDRSGAARWHIVFAMMLLLGNVAESSLLIQNGLLWFLFTAFQTRLAKTVHAHALTPRPAAGRRPKLQNGIPVAESRS from the coding sequence ATGAGTGCAACGCCATTTCCGCGAAACCGAGCCGCTCTGGCGGCGGCGCCCGCTGCCGACGCGCCGCCCGTCCGGCCACGGACGCCGCTCCTGCGCAGCGCCGCCGATCTCACGCCCAGCCTGTTCGATCAGGTGGTGTGCGCCATCGGCCTGATCCTGCTGTGGGACGCGCTGCTGTCGGTGATGATGTCCGCGCCCTCGCAGCGCTTCATCCTGCGCGCGGGCGGCGCGCCGGAATCCTCCGGCGACACCATCAAGCAGCTCATCTTCGCCGCTCTCTATGCCACGGCCCTGCTGCGGATCGTGATGCTCCACGGCGTGCGGGCCTTCCGCTATCTCAGCATTCCCATGGCCCTCATGGTCGTGCTGGCCATCGCGTCCAGCCAATGGTCGCATGACCCGTCGCTGACCATCCGCCGCAGCGTGGCCCTGGTCGGCACGACGATCTTCGGCCTCTATGTCGGCCTGTCCTACGGGGAGGTCGCGCTGGCGCGGATGATCCACCGCGCGGTCTTCGTGCTGGCGGTGCTGAGCGCGCTTCTGGCGGTCGGCCTGCCGAGCTACGGCCTGATGCCGGCGGAGCAGGGGTCGCAGTGGCGCGGCGTCTTCTCCCACAAGAACGGCCTGGGCGACGCCATGGCCTTCGGCCTGACCGCCGGGCTGTTCGTCCTGCGCTCCCGCCCGGTGACCGACACCATGGCGCTGGTCTGGCGGCTTGGCACCTTCGCCATCATGGCCGGCTGTCTCGCCATGTCCGGCTCCGCCACGGCGCTGATCGTCGCCACGGCGGGCATGACCCTGGTGATGCTGGTCACCCACCGGCAGGACGCCGGGTCGCTGGCGCTGGAGCTGTACGGCGGCACCATGGTCATCATGCTGGCCGCCATCTTCGCGCTGCTGAACCTGGAAAGCATCACCGCGCTGCTCGGCCGCGACATCACGCTGACCGGGCGCACGCTGATCTGGGACTTCGCGATCCGGATGATCGAGCAGCAGCCGGTGCTGGGCTACGGCTTCAGCGCCTTCTGGTCGGGTCTGGACGCGCCGGGCGCGCTGTTCTGGCGCACCTCGGGCCGCTTCGACATCCACGCCCACAACGGCTTCATCCAGACAACGCTGGACGTCGGCCTGCTCGGCCTCGGCCTCTTCCTGGTGGCCTATGTGATCTACCTGTCGCGCATCGCCCGGATCGTTCCGGTCGACCGCAGCGGCGCAGCGCGCTGGCACATCGTCTTCGCCATGATGCTCCTGCTCGGCAACGTCGCGGAAAGCAGCCTGCTGATCCAGAACGGCCTGCTGTGGTTCCTCTTCACCGCCTTCCAGACGCGGCTGGCCAAGACGGTCCACGCCCACGCCCTGACCCCGCGTCCGGCGGCGGGACGGCGGCCCAAGCTGCAGAACGGCATCCCGGTGGCGGAGTCGCGGTCATGA
- a CDS encoding polysaccharide biosynthesis tyrosine autokinase, with the protein MAAYTHVDGALGSEASTREVALRDLLQVLRRRRSTIIASVLCCTALATTGALLYEPRFTSQAVLIIDPRTTEVTDINAVISNLPREAAAIRTEIDMITSTATAAKVVDRLGLVHDPEFNGAIERPSAIDRAIAGINDTVGYDLSPLRQQITGYLNSAGIGVKEPTSPEKERAAVIADVRRGLSATSDAQSYTIVVSFKAKEAEKAARIANAFVDEYLLDQLQTKQEVTQQANKWLEDRINELRAQVEVSDKAVQDYRAQQGLVLGGTGGETFLSQQLAELNRALVVAQTERGRAEARAQNARIVARSPTEGNAAEVLGSPLIQRLGEEESGIARRLAEYRTRYGDQHPAVQAYVNQLTNLRQKMREEATKIMAVINNEVEIARARERELEAALKKLTAETAGELGANVRLAQLQREADANRRVYEGLLQRLVETREQDDLQQRDARVVSKAEPPLEPSTPGKKLFVGGGLAVGLLIGMFLAFLRDHLNKTFRNTQHVEETIGVPAIGLVPSLPHHRNAKPEDYVLDRPRSEYSEAVRAIGVSLYARGALNTGSVVMVTSAVPGEGKTTVCLTLARMLAASGRRVLLLECDLRCPRIGNVLGDNAPGDLSDLIVGKAEWQDVVQVDGRSGLHYVVGRPHCDHPQELLGSEKLASIIKFASLEYDCVILDTPPMAVVADAGVLTRSATECLFVVRWEQTPRAVVQRAIDRLTELGRDVTSVVLSRVDLKKLARTDASEEAYGMNEARRYYTR; encoded by the coding sequence ATGGCCGCGTACACTCATGTAGACGGAGCCCTGGGGTCCGAAGCCAGCACCCGGGAGGTCGCGCTCCGCGACCTCCTCCAGGTGCTGCGCCGGCGCCGGAGCACGATCATCGCCAGCGTCCTGTGCTGCACCGCGCTGGCCACCACCGGTGCCCTGCTCTATGAGCCGCGGTTCACCAGCCAGGCCGTGCTCATCATCGACCCGCGCACGACGGAGGTCACGGACATCAACGCCGTGATCTCCAACCTGCCGCGCGAGGCGGCGGCGATCCGGACTGAAATCGACATGATCACCTCGACCGCCACCGCCGCCAAGGTGGTGGACCGGTTGGGGCTGGTCCACGACCCGGAGTTCAACGGCGCCATCGAGCGGCCTTCGGCCATCGACCGCGCCATCGCCGGGATCAACGACACCGTCGGCTACGACCTGTCGCCGCTGCGCCAGCAGATCACCGGCTATCTGAATTCCGCCGGCATCGGCGTCAAGGAGCCGACCTCGCCGGAGAAGGAGCGCGCCGCGGTCATCGCCGACGTGCGCCGCGGCCTCTCGGCGACCAGCGACGCCCAGTCCTACACCATCGTCGTCTCCTTCAAGGCGAAGGAGGCGGAGAAGGCGGCGCGCATCGCCAACGCCTTCGTCGACGAGTATCTGCTCGACCAGCTCCAGACCAAGCAGGAGGTCACCCAGCAGGCCAACAAGTGGCTGGAGGACCGCATCAACGAGCTGCGCGCCCAGGTCGAGGTGTCGGACAAGGCGGTGCAGGACTACCGCGCGCAGCAGGGCCTCGTGCTCGGCGGCACCGGCGGCGAGACCTTCCTGTCGCAGCAGCTGGCCGAGTTGAACCGCGCCCTGGTCGTCGCCCAGACGGAGCGCGGCCGGGCCGAGGCGCGGGCCCAGAACGCCCGGATCGTCGCGCGCAGCCCGACCGAGGGCAACGCGGCCGAGGTGCTCGGCTCGCCGCTGATCCAGCGGTTGGGTGAAGAGGAGTCGGGCATCGCCCGGCGGCTCGCCGAATACCGCACCCGCTACGGCGACCAGCATCCGGCGGTGCAGGCCTACGTCAACCAGTTGACGAACCTGCGCCAGAAGATGCGCGAGGAAGCCACCAAGATCATGGCGGTCATCAACAACGAGGTCGAGATCGCCCGCGCCCGCGAGCGCGAGCTTGAGGCCGCGTTGAAGAAGCTGACCGCCGAGACCGCTGGCGAGTTGGGAGCCAACGTCCGTCTGGCCCAGCTTCAGCGCGAGGCCGACGCCAACCGCCGCGTCTATGAAGGGCTGCTCCAGCGTCTCGTCGAAACGCGCGAGCAGGACGACCTTCAGCAGCGCGACGCCCGCGTCGTGTCCAAGGCGGAGCCGCCGCTGGAGCCGTCCACGCCGGGCAAGAAGCTGTTCGTCGGCGGCGGTCTGGCCGTGGGCCTGCTGATCGGCATGTTCCTGGCCTTCCTGCGCGACCATCTGAACAAGACCTTCCGCAACACCCAGCATGTGGAGGAGACGATCGGCGTGCCGGCCATCGGGCTGGTGCCGTCCCTGCCGCATCACAGGAACGCCAAGCCGGAAGACTATGTGCTCGACCGTCCGCGGTCGGAGTACAGCGAGGCGGTGCGCGCCATCGGCGTGTCGCTCTACGCCCGCGGCGCCCTGAACACCGGCTCCGTGGTGATGGTCACCTCCGCCGTTCCCGGCGAGGGCAAGACCACCGTCTGCCTGACCCTGGCGCGCATGCTGGCGGCGTCCGGCCGGCGGGTCCTGCTGCTGGAATGCGACCTGCGCTGCCCGCGCATCGGGAACGTGCTGGGCGACAACGCCCCGGGCGACCTGAGCGACCTGATCGTCGGCAAGGCGGAATGGCAGGACGTGGTCCAGGTGGATGGCCGCAGCGGACTGCACTACGTCGTCGGCCGCCCGCATTGCGACCACCCGCAGGAGCTTCTGGGCTCGGAGAAGCTGGCGAGCATCATCAAGTTCGCCTCGCTCGAATACGACTGCGTCATCCTCGACACCCCGCCGATGGCGGTCGTGGCGGACGCGGGCGTGCTGACCCGGTCGGCGACGGAATGCCTGTTCGTGGTGCGCTGGGAGCAGACGCCGCGCGCCGTCGTCCAGCGGGCCATCGACCGGCTGACCGAGCTGGGCCGCGACGTGACCAGCGTCGTGCTGAGCCGGGTCGACCTGAAGAAGCTGGCCCGCACCGACGCGTCGGAAGAGGCCTACGGCATGAACGAGGCGCGCCGCTACTACACGCGCTGA
- a CDS encoding nucleotide sugar dehydrogenase, with protein sequence MSSNEFADLLVSGGSVGTSGIPEALAALESKIAAGTASVGVIGLGYVGLPLARLFARAGFSVTGFDIDPEKVASLNGGTSYIGTVSTDEVRGMLEEGRFTATANFQSLADMDAIVICVPTPLTRNREPDMSCIEVTTRQIAQVLRPGQLIVLESTTYPGTTREVVRPILEKTGLVSGTDFLLAFSPEREDPGNETFTTARIPKIVGGEDPNALRIACSMYGRALERVIPVSSLEAAEAVKLTENIFRCVNIALVNELKVVYDAMGIDVWEVIEGAKTKPFGYMPFYPGPGLGGHCIPIDPFYLTWKAREFDVATRFIELAGEINTRMPHYVVERLSQAMDSKLGRALRGSRILVLGVAYKKNIEDMRESPALKIIDLLQDRGCEVFYYDPHVPELPETRRLARMAGTPSVALEEIRDGAFDAAILCTDHDSFDLKAFLDGLPLIVDTRNAFGKAGIVDEKIVKG encoded by the coding sequence ATGTCGAGCAATGAGTTTGCCGACCTGTTGGTGAGCGGGGGTTCGGTCGGCACGTCCGGCATTCCGGAAGCCCTGGCGGCGCTGGAGTCGAAGATCGCGGCGGGCACCGCCAGCGTCGGCGTCATCGGCCTGGGCTATGTCGGCCTGCCTCTGGCGCGGCTGTTCGCGCGGGCCGGCTTCTCGGTGACGGGCTTCGACATCGATCCGGAAAAGGTCGCCAGCCTGAACGGCGGCACCTCCTACATCGGCACCGTGTCGACCGACGAGGTCCGCGGGATGCTGGAGGAGGGCCGCTTCACGGCCACGGCGAACTTCCAGTCGCTGGCCGACATGGACGCCATCGTCATCTGCGTGCCGACGCCGCTGACGCGCAACCGTGAACCGGACATGAGCTGCATCGAGGTCACCACCCGGCAGATCGCCCAGGTGCTGCGCCCCGGCCAGCTGATCGTCCTCGAATCGACCACCTACCCCGGCACGACGCGCGAGGTGGTGCGCCCCATCCTGGAGAAGACCGGCCTCGTCAGCGGCACGGACTTCCTGCTGGCCTTCTCGCCGGAGCGCGAGGACCCGGGCAACGAGACCTTCACCACCGCCCGCATCCCGAAGATCGTCGGCGGCGAGGACCCCAACGCGCTGCGCATCGCCTGCTCGATGTACGGCCGCGCTCTGGAGCGCGTGATTCCGGTCTCGTCGCTGGAAGCGGCCGAGGCGGTGAAGCTGACCGAGAACATCTTCCGCTGCGTCAACATCGCGCTCGTCAACGAGCTGAAGGTCGTCTACGACGCGATGGGCATCGACGTCTGGGAAGTGATCGAGGGCGCCAAGACCAAGCCCTTCGGCTACATGCCCTTCTACCCCGGCCCCGGCCTGGGCGGTCACTGCATCCCGATCGATCCCTTCTACCTGACCTGGAAGGCCCGCGAGTTCGACGTCGCCACCCGCTTCATCGAGCTGGCCGGCGAGATCAACACCCGCATGCCGCATTACGTGGTGGAGCGGCTGTCGCAGGCCATGGACTCCAAGCTGGGCCGCGCGCTGCGCGGGTCGCGCATCCTGGTGCTGGGCGTCGCCTACAAGAAGAACATCGAGGACATGCGCGAGAGCCCGGCGCTGAAGATCATCGATCTTCTGCAGGACCGCGGCTGCGAGGTCTTCTACTACGACCCGCATGTGCCGGAGCTTCCGGAGACGCGCCGTCTGGCCCGCATGGCCGGCACGCCGTCGGTTGCGCTGGAGGAGATCCGGGACGGTGCCTTCGACGCCGCGATCCTGTGCACCGACCACGACTCCTTCGACCTGAAGGCCTTCCTGGACGGGCTGCCGCTGATCGTCGACACCCGCAACGCCTTCGGCAAGGCGGGCATCGTCGACGAGAAGATCGTGAAGGGCTGA
- a CDS encoding GNAT family N-acetyltransferase: MSTSSSTVGQSITDRLKKTVFRFDASDKGELRGFQRKMFGERVWQVDEAYNRWLFDEVPDRDADGPQVWVCKRQGQIVGQQCGIPFRLKAQDREIPASWANSLMVLPEWRMRGAFTPLAEAQLDSRPLAMAIHISDSAYKAYSKAGWIDIGALPAYVFPLDTRRCVEASSLQGRMRTIGAIAGPALHGARIGGHLLSRATGARFEEIGRFDGRADAIWRRSSPHYPLIALRDLTHLRWRYDAIPCASDYRRFMLTRGDEPLGYVVLRRETWRKEPCLAIVDYLCEPKWLWVLLSHTLRIAATERATALICRTLNTRAERTFLAMGMMKVPDRVGFPVRVMAHAGPDAGIDRDTFADRRNWLLTMGDGDASFLMHNTLPETAGLQPEGVAVQG, from the coding sequence GTGAGCACCAGCAGCAGCACCGTCGGTCAGTCGATCACCGACCGGCTGAAGAAAACCGTTTTCCGTTTCGACGCTTCCGACAAGGGGGAGCTGCGCGGCTTCCAGCGCAAGATGTTCGGGGAACGGGTCTGGCAGGTGGACGAGGCCTACAACCGCTGGCTCTTCGACGAGGTGCCCGACCGGGACGCGGACGGGCCGCAAGTCTGGGTGTGCAAGCGGCAGGGGCAGATCGTCGGCCAGCAATGCGGGATTCCCTTCCGCCTGAAGGCGCAGGACCGGGAGATCCCGGCCTCCTGGGCCAACAGCCTGATGGTCCTGCCGGAATGGCGGATGCGCGGCGCCTTCACGCCCCTGGCGGAAGCGCAGCTCGACAGCCGTCCCCTGGCGATGGCCATCCACATCTCGGACTCCGCCTACAAGGCCTACAGCAAGGCGGGCTGGATCGACATCGGCGCCCTGCCCGCCTACGTCTTCCCGCTGGACACGCGGCGCTGCGTGGAGGCGTCGTCGCTGCAGGGCCGCATGCGGACCATCGGGGCGATCGCCGGCCCGGCCCTGCACGGCGCGCGGATCGGCGGCCACCTGCTGAGCCGGGCGACCGGCGCGCGGTTCGAGGAGATCGGGCGGTTCGACGGGCGGGCCGACGCCATCTGGCGGCGCTCCTCCCCGCATTACCCGCTGATCGCGTTGCGCGACCTGACGCATCTGCGCTGGCGCTACGACGCGATTCCCTGCGCCTCGGACTACCGCCGCTTCATGCTGACGCGCGGGGACGAGCCGCTGGGCTACGTGGTCCTGCGCCGCGAGACCTGGCGCAAGGAGCCCTGCCTCGCCATCGTGGATTACCTGTGCGAGCCGAAATGGCTGTGGGTCCTGCTGAGCCACACGCTGCGCATCGCCGCGACGGAGCGCGCGACCGCGCTGATCTGCCGGACGCTGAACACGCGGGCGGAGCGGACCTTCCTCGCCATGGGCATGATGAAGGTGCCCGACCGCGTGGGCTTCCCGGTGCGGGTGATGGCGCACGCCGGGCCGGACGCCGGCATCGACCGCGACACGTTCGCCGACCGCCGCAACTGGCTGCTGACCATGGGCGACGGCGACGCCAGCTTCCTGATGCACAACACGCTGCCCGAGACGGCCGGGCTGCAACCGGAGGGAGTCGCCGTCCAGGGATGA
- a CDS encoding right-handed parallel beta-helix repeat-containing protein yields the protein MIDARGAAVAVSLNGRANVAFDGLIITGAADTGLLLGPRARNVSVTNVTVTGNGGSGIVVAGTSDGLRIDGSAITGNGAYGIVHYAADNTDQVITRNTIADNGWRKDGGVYSGWNGRILTGEIAHNRVFNNGVNGGEGRSHGLYHDQGQAGSTLKIHDNLIHDNPRGAGILAKSSTEIYRNVIFRNADAGLSLGQNRGIDVTYRVYENEFYDNNGGVLQHQKGNGSITLELRDNVFHRNGKRAAIIIADSIDKAITGNRVSNNARTEAQTETRAGTTANQPSADKPSANQPSGGTVQEASGMRPESVR from the coding sequence GTGATCGACGCGCGGGGCGCCGCCGTCGCGGTCAGCCTGAACGGGCGGGCCAACGTCGCCTTCGACGGGCTGATCATCACCGGCGCGGCCGACACCGGCCTGCTTCTGGGCCCGCGGGCGCGCAACGTGTCGGTGACGAACGTGACCGTGACGGGCAACGGCGGCTCCGGCATCGTCGTTGCCGGCACCTCCGACGGGCTGCGGATCGACGGGTCGGCCATCACCGGCAACGGCGCCTATGGGATCGTGCATTACGCCGCGGACAACACCGATCAGGTCATCACGCGCAACACCATCGCCGACAACGGCTGGCGCAAGGACGGCGGCGTCTATTCCGGCTGGAACGGGCGCATCCTGACCGGCGAGATCGCCCACAACCGCGTCTTCAACAACGGCGTCAACGGCGGCGAGGGACGCTCCCACGGCCTCTACCACGACCAGGGGCAGGCCGGCAGCACGCTGAAGATCCACGACAACCTGATTCACGACAATCCGCGCGGCGCCGGCATCCTGGCGAAGTCCAGCACCGAGATTTACCGGAACGTCATCTTCCGCAACGCCGACGCGGGCCTCTCGCTCGGCCAGAACCGCGGGATCGACGTGACTTACCGGGTCTACGAGAACGAATTCTACGACAACAACGGCGGCGTCCTGCAGCACCAGAAGGGCAACGGCTCGATCACGCTGGAGCTGCGCGACAACGTCTTCCACCGCAACGGCAAGCGGGCCGCCATCATCATCGCCGACAGCATCGACAAGGCCATCACCGGCAACCGGGTCAGCAACAACGCCAGAACAGAGGCCCAAACCGAAACCCGGGCCGGGACCACCGCCAACCAACCATCGGCCGACAAACCATCGGCCAACCAACCATCGGGAGGAACTGTGCAGGAAGCATCCGGAATGCGGCCGGAATCCGTGCGCTGA